The following are from one region of the Corylus avellana chromosome ca1, CavTom2PMs-1.0 genome:
- the LOC132181958 gene encoding auxin-responsive protein SAUR23-like: MAIRFPGITNAKNILRRSNSFTKKAASSFVDVPKGHLAIYVGESQKKRFVVPVSFLNHSSFQELLGKAEEEFGFDHPMGGLTIPCSEDIFIHLTSRLHELL, from the coding sequence ATGGCCATTCGCTTTCCTGGTATTACAAATGCGAAGAACATTCTCCGTCGATCAAACTCATTTACAAAGAAAGCAGCTTCATCATTTGTAGATGTTCCAAAAGGCCACCTTGCTATATATGTTGGAGAGAGCCAAAAGAAGAGATTTGTAGTTCCAGTATCATTTCTGAACCACTCTTCATTTCAAGAATTGCTTGGCAAGGCTgaggaagaatttggatttgatcatccAATGGGTGGTCTCACAATCCCCTGCAGCGAAGACATCTTCATTCATCTCACTTCTCGCTTACATGAATTGTTGTAA
- the LOC132182024 gene encoding auxin-responsive protein SAUR24-like codes for MAFLPRIMQAKKTVSRSVSGLAKSVPKGYFAVYVGEEQKKRFVVPISYLNEPSFQELLSKAEEEFGFDHPMGGLTIPCREDIFINLTSCLNAF; via the coding sequence ATGGCTTTTCTGCCTCGTATAATGCAGGCTAAGAAGACTGTAAGCAGGTCTGTTTCTGGTCTTGCTAAAAGTGTTCCAAAAGGCTATTTTGCAGTATATGTTGGAGAGGAACAGAAGAAGCGATTTGTGGTACCCATATCATACCTGAATGAGCCTTCCTTTCAAGAACTGCTAAGTAAGGCAGAGGAAGAATTTGGGTTTGATCATCCAATGGGTGGTCTCACAATTCCTTGCAGAGAAGACATCTTCATCAATCTCACTTCATGCTTAAATGCATTTTAG
- the LOC132181987 gene encoding auxin-responsive protein SAUR21-like has product MAIRVPAIMHVKQLLRGSFLSGKEAAFTTKIVPKGYFAVYVGEGQKKRFILPISYLNEPSFQNLLNEAAEEFGFDHPMGGLTIPCREDVLIDLTSRLNRL; this is encoded by the coding sequence ATGGCTATTCGAGTTCCTGCAATTATGCATGTTAAGCAGCTTCTCCGCGGGTCTTTTCTAAGCGGCAAAGAAGCAGCTTTCACAACTAAAATTGTTCCGAAAGGTTACTTTGCAGTCTATGTTGGTGAGGGCCAGAAGAAGCGGTTCATTCTACCTATATCATACCTAAATGAGCCTTCATTTCAGAACTTGTTAAATGAGGCTGCAGAAGAATTTGGGTTCGATCATCCAATGGGTGGTCTAACAATTCCTTGCAGAGAAGATGTCCTTATTGATCTCACTTCTCGCTTAAACAGATTGTGA
- the LOC132181973 gene encoding auxin-responsive protein SAUR23-like: MAIRLPGIMHAKHILRRSNSFTKQAASTFADVPKGYIAVYVGESEKKRFVVPISFLNQPSFQDLLNKAEDEFGFHHPMGGLTIPCSEDIFIDLTSHLHEF, translated from the coding sequence ATGGCAATTCGTTTACCTGGTATTATGCATGCTAAACACATTCTCCGCCGATCAAACTCATTTACAAAGCAAGCAGCTTCAACATTTGCAGATGTTCCAAAAGGGTACATAGCAGTATATGTTGGAGAGAGTGAAAAGAAGCGATTTGTAGTTCCCATATCATTCTTGAACCAGCCTTCATTTCAAGATTTGCTAAACAAGGCTGAGGATGAATTTGGATTCCATCATCCAATGGGTGGTCTCACAATTCCCTGCAGTGAAGACATCTTCATTGATCTCACTTCTCACTTACATGAATTCTGA
- the LOC132181935 gene encoding auxin-responsive protein SAUR23-like, translated as MAIRLPGITNAKNILRRSNSFAKKAASAFMDVPKGHLAIYVGESQKKRFVVPVSFLNHSSFQQLLGKAEEEFGFDHPMGGLTIPCSEDIFIHLTSRLHELL; from the coding sequence ATGGCCATTCGTTTGCCTGGTATTACAAATGCTAAGAACATTCTCCGCCGATCAAACTCATTTGCTAAGAAAGCAGCTTCAGCATTTATGGATGTTCCAAAAGGCCACCTTGCTATATATGTTGGAGAGAGCCAAAAGAAGCGGTTTGTTGTTCCAGTATCATTTCTTAACCACTCTTCATTCCAACAATTGCTAGGCAAGGCTgaggaagaatttggatttgatcatccAATGGGTGGCCTCACAATCCCCTGCAGTGAAGACATCTTCATTCATCTCACTTCTCGCTTACATGAGTTGTTGTAA
- the LOC132181966 gene encoding auxin-induced protein 15A-like — protein MAIRLPGVTNAKNILRRSNSFAKKAVSQFMDVPKGHLAIYVGEGQKKRFVVQVSFLNQPSFQDLLNKAEEEFGFDHPMGGLTIPCSEDIFTDLTSRLQELL, from the coding sequence ATGGCCATTCGCTTGCCTGGTGTTACAAATGCTAAGAACATTCTGCGGCGATCAAACTCATTTGCAAAGAAAGCAGTTTCACAATTTATGGATGTTCCAAAAGGCCACCTTGCTATATATGTTGGAGAGGGCCAAAAGAAGCGGTTCGTTGTTCAGGTATCATTCTTGAACCAGCCTTCATTTCAAGATTTGCTAAACAAGGCTgaggaagaatttggatttgatcatccAATGGGGGGCCTCACAATCCCCTGCAGTGAAGACATCTTCACTGATCTCACTTCTCGATTACAAGAGTTGTTGTAG
- the LOC132170184 gene encoding uncharacterized protein LOC132170184, translated as MFIWRACHNMLPTKSNLCKKKVLDSPSCPICHLEEESTEHILWYCPSASDVWSCGPITVQKSICGNGHFIHLFEDLIDRYEQQELELFAVRATAQPEGPEISIHHPQVIRWQPPPVSSIKVNWDAALDQRRCCVGLGVLARDAEGRFLMACGIKKIIEVEPTTAEALAALHAVIFATEMGYSNVIFEGDAFMIVNAINSRGICESNYGHFVEDVKRLLGEFNLSSFVHVSRGANCAAHNLAKEACTHVADKHWWHCIPSCIDGIIRKEETPLPLS; from the exons ATGTTTATATGGAGAGCATGCCACAATATGTTGCCAACTAAATCCAATCTGTGCAAGAAGAAAGTGCTTGATTCTCCTTCATGTCCAATCTGCCATCTAGAGGAAGAGAGCACGGAGCATATTCTTTGGTATTGCCCCTCAGCGTCGGATGTGTGGAGTTGTGGGCCCATTACGGTACAGAAGAGTATTTGTGGTAATGGCCATTTCATACATTTGTTTGAAGACCTGATTGATAGATATGAGCAACAAGAGTTGGAGCTTTTTGCAGTG AGAGCTACGGCTCAACCAGAGGGGCCGGAAATTTCTATACACCACCCACAAGTGATTCGGTGGCAGCCTCCCCCGGTAAGCTCGATTAAAGTGAACTGGGATGCTGCATTAGACCAACGAAGATGCTGTGTGGGGCTGGGTGTCCTAGCCAGGGATGCAGAAGGCAGATTCTTAATGGCTTGTGGGATCAAGAAGATTATCGAAGTGGAGCCTACTACTGCAGAAGCTCTAGCTGCACTACATGCTGTGATTTTTGCAACAGAGATGGGCTATTCGAATGTTATATTTGAGGGAGATGCTTTTATGATTGTGAATGCAATAAACTCCAGGGGAATATGCGAGAGTAACTATGGGCATTTTGTGGAGGATGTGAAGCGGTTGCTGGGAGAGTTCAATTTATCAAGCTTTGTTCATGTTTCTAGGGGAGCAAACTGTGCGGCCCATAATCTAGCAAAAGAAGCTTGTACCCATGTCGCTGATAAGCATTGGTGGCATTGTATTCCATCGTGTATTGATGGTATTATTAGGAAGGAGGAGACCCCACTTCCCCTTTCTTGA